DNA from Sphingomonas psychrotolerans:
GCAGACGCTCGAATTCCTGCGCGCGCACGATCTCGGCTTCCGTATCCGGCGACTCCGGTTGCTCGCGCGGCGGCTGACCGAAATCGATTTGCCGAGAACGCATGCCGAACTGCTGCCGATGCGCGAGGCGATCTACGAATCGCTCGCCGGCTATCTCGAGCTCAAGCGCACGGACACCTTTGCCGATCTCCGCGGCGCGGTGCGCGAAATGACCGGCGATGCCGGGCCGGTGCTCGATCTGGTCGCCGAGCGGATGCAATTGAAGGCGCTCGATCAGGCGACCGACGCCCGGCTTTCGGTCGGGTTCAGCGCGCTGTCGAAGGATCTGCGCCGCCCGATGCTGCTCGCGCATCTCGGCTTCCCGTTCTTCGACATCGCCACTTTGCCTTTGCTCCAGGGGGAGGGCATGGACGAGTTCGATCCGATCCGCGTCGACCGCATCTCCCCCGACGACGCCACCACCATCCGCACCGGCGGCGCCCACGCGACGCTCAAGGGCATCCAGTTCAACAGCTTCGGCGCCTTCTTCAGCCGCGCCTATCGCGAGAACGACTATCTCTGGGGCCGCCTCCACGGCGCCGACCGGCTGATCGACATCGTCCTGTCGGCCTTGCCGGTCGCGGATCGTCTATCCGAAGCGCGAGTGGCGGAGATCAAGCGCAACGCCTTCCACGCGATCCTCGACGAAGAGGAGGAACGGTTGAAGGCGATCCCGGGGCTGTTCGCGGAGCTGCGGACGGAGATCGGCTGAACTCCCTCTCCCATCGGAGAGGGAGAGTTGGCAATGCCCGGCGCCCGGCCTAGTGTTGCTCCATTCTTATCAGGAAAGGGAAGGCATGCGGTTTCTGAAGGTGCTGTTCTGGCTGTTGCTGGGCGGCCTCGTCGCGGCCTTTGTGATCTACAATGGCGACGAGCGCGTCGATATCCGCCTGTGGGGCGGGCTCGTCGCCGATTTCAGCCTGCCTTTGCTGCTGATCATCACTTTCCTGCTCGGTCTGCTGCCGGCGCTGGTCGCCTATCAGACCTTGCGTTGGCGCTCGCGCCAGCGGCTCGCCGGGCTCGAACGCGCGCTTGCCGATCTGCGCGCAGTGGCTCCCGAGCCCGCGGTTGCGATCGCCACTTTCCCCGCCCCGCCGCTGATCGCGGATCCGCAGTCATGAGCGCGCCGCTCTACGTCGCGCTGGACACGCCCGACATGGACCGCGCCAAGGCGATAGCGCAGCGCGTCCGCAATCATGTCGGCGGGATCAAGCTCGGGCTCGAATTCTTCATGGCCAATGGCCGCCACGGCGTGCGCGAGATGGCTGAGGTCGGGCTGCCGATCTTCCTCGATCTCAAATTCCACGACATCCCCAATACTGTCGCCAAGGCGATCCAGGCATTGCGCCCGCTCGAGCCGGCGATCCTCACCGTTCACGCCGCCGGCGGCCGCGCGATGCTTGAGGACGCCAAGGCCGCGGCGCCGAGCGGCACCAAGGTCGTCGCCGTGACGATGCTCACCAGCCTCGACGATCGCGATCTCGTGTCGATCGGCCTCAGCCCCGATCCGCACGAACAGGTGGTGCGCCTCGCCGAGCTCGCCAAATCGGCGGGCGTCGACGGGATCGTCTGCTCGGGTGAGGAAGTCGCCGCAGCG
Protein-coding regions in this window:
- the pyrF gene encoding orotidine-5'-phosphate decarboxylase — protein: MSAPLYVALDTPDMDRAKAIAQRVRNHVGGIKLGLEFFMANGRHGVREMAEVGLPIFLDLKFHDIPNTVAKAIQALRPLEPAILTVHAAGGRAMLEDAKAAAPSGTKVVAVTMLTSLDDRDLVSIGLSPDPHEQVVRLAELAKSAGVDGIVCSGEEVAAAKKAWPHGFFVVPGVRPANGVIGDQKRVVTPRAALDAGASILVVGRPITQAEDPDQAARDIEATL
- a CDS encoding LapA family protein, with amino-acid sequence MRFLKVLFWLLLGGLVAAFVIYNGDERVDIRLWGGLVADFSLPLLLIITFLLGLLPALVAYQTLRWRSRQRLAGLERALADLRAVAPEPAVAIATFPAPPLIADPQS